A genomic segment from Oncorhynchus keta strain PuntledgeMale-10-30-2019 chromosome 7, Oket_V2, whole genome shotgun sequence encodes:
- the LOC118386365 gene encoding ras-related protein Rab-5B-like — protein sequence MATRGSGRPNCMLPQTKICQFKLVLLGDMAVGKSSLVLRFVKGQFDEFQETTIGAAFLAQSVCLDDTTVKFEIWDTAGQERYHSLAPMYYRGAQAAIVVFDITKPETFERAKAWVKELQRQASPNIVIALAGNKADLAEKRLVEYEEAQTYSEDTGLLFMETSAKTAMNVNDLFLAIAKKMPKTDTQNPTHAARHRGVNLQDPDAHNTRSCCGGGN from the exons ATGGCTACCAGAGGGAGTGGCCGGCCCAACTGCATGCTGCCCCAGACAAAGATATGCCAGTTTAAACTGGTGTTGCTGGGAGACATGGCTGTGGGCAAGTCCAGCCTGGTGCTGCGCTTCGTCAAGGGACAGTTTGATGAGTTCCAGGAGACCACCattggag CTGCATTCCTGGCCCAGTCTGTGTGTCTAGACGACACCACTGTGAAGTTTGAGATCTGGGACACGGCGGGACAGGAGCGCTACCACAGTCTGGCTCCCATGTACTACCGCGGGGCACAGGCTGCTATTGTGGTCTTTGACATCACCAAGCCG GAGACATTTGAGCGAGCCAAAGCCTGGGTGAAGGAGCTACAGAGGCAGGCTAGCCCCAACATTGTCATCGCTTTGGCAGGGAACAAGGCGGACCTGGCTGAGAAGAGACTAGTGGAGTACgag GAGGCCCAGACTTATTCTGAAGACACTGGGCTTCTCTTCATGGAGACCTCTGCCAAGACGGCCATGAATGTCAACGATCTGTTCCTGGCCATTG CCAAAAAGATGCCAAAAACAGACACCCAGAACCCTACACACGCAGCACGACACAGaggagtgaacctacaggaccCTGATGCCCACAACACCCGATCCTGCTGTGGAGGAGGGAACTAG